One Candidatus Peregrinibacteria bacterium DNA segment encodes these proteins:
- the rpmE gene encoding 50S ribosomal protein L31 — MKTEIHPQYFQDAVTVCANCKKEFTFGNTKETVQVEICSNCHPFYTGKKMLIDTEGRVDKFQQKRAAAKPVAKKDRKKKTLEERVNEELSAQLAKEKAKLAKKED, encoded by the coding sequence ATGAAAACGGAGATTCACCCTCAATACTTCCAAGACGCAGTGACCGTGTGTGCAAACTGCAAAAAGGAATTCACGTTCGGAAACACCAAGGAAACGGTTCAAGTGGAAATCTGTTCCAACTGCCACCCTTTCTACACCGGTAAAAAGATGCTCATCGACACCGAAGGACGCGTGGACAAATTCCAACAAAAACGTGCCGCTGCAAAACCGGTGGCTAAAAAGGATCGTAAGAAGAAGACTTTGGAAGAGCGTGTGAACGAAGAGCTTTCCGCTCAATTGGCCAAAGAAAAGGCTAAACTCGCGAAGAAAGAAGACTAA
- a CDS encoding aminopeptidase P family protein, whose amino-acid sequence MRLLTHLTNLRYLIGFTGTAGFMVLTPTKNLFFTDFRYRGFASALAAHPIKEPFEFVELDEEGKAKLKKCFANKTIEFEANHMSISELENWKKRFPTSRFVPAKKTIEEQRHLKTEDEIRKLKKSQQINEATLKAVRKLLKPGVTELEIAWKIKVIGHELGAEDISFEPIVGFGPHSAVPHHQNTATKLKASDLVLIDMGMKFEGYCSDMTRTFLPRNYTNEQASIYLKVLHSQEAAIKALKAGVRCAQLDKIARTSMGKDAEFFGHSLGHGVGLDVHEFPSLSSSSKDVLKENMVVTVEPGIYLDGKFGVRIEDCGRVTKTGYENFMRVEK is encoded by the coding sequence ATGCGCCTCCTCACTCACCTCACGAACCTTCGCTACCTCATCGGCTTCACGGGCACGGCGGGTTTCATGGTGCTCACTCCCACTAAAAACCTCTTTTTTACGGATTTTCGTTACCGTGGCTTCGCCAGCGCTCTTGCCGCTCATCCCATCAAAGAACCCTTTGAATTTGTAGAACTCGACGAAGAGGGCAAAGCCAAACTCAAAAAATGCTTCGCGAATAAAACCATAGAGTTTGAAGCTAATCACATGAGCATCAGCGAGCTGGAAAACTGGAAAAAACGCTTCCCCACGAGCCGCTTTGTGCCGGCTAAAAAAACGATCGAGGAGCAGCGTCATCTCAAAACCGAAGATGAAATTCGAAAACTCAAAAAATCCCAACAGATCAATGAAGCAACCTTAAAAGCCGTGCGAAAACTGCTCAAACCGGGCGTAACTGAACTCGAAATCGCCTGGAAAATCAAAGTGATCGGCCACGAGCTCGGCGCCGAAGACATTTCCTTTGAACCCATCGTGGGCTTCGGACCACACAGCGCCGTGCCTCACCATCAAAACACAGCCACTAAACTGAAAGCCAGCGACCTCGTGCTCATCGACATGGGTATGAAATTTGAGGGCTATTGCAGCGACATGACCCGCACCTTTCTGCCTCGCAATTATACAAACGAACAAGCAAGCATTTACCTAAAAGTACTGCACTCTCAAGAAGCCGCCATCAAGGCTCTCAAAGCAGGTGTCCGCTGTGCCCAACTCGACAAAATCGCACGCACTTCCATGGGCAAGGATGCAGAGTTCTTCGGCCACTCGCTTGGCCACGGTGTGGGCCTCGACGTGCACGAATTCCCCTCTCTCTCAAGTAGCAGCAAAGACGTACTCAAAGAAAACATGGTGGTCACCGTAGAGCCCGGCATTTACCTGGACGGCAAGTTCGGCGTGCGCATCGAAGACTGCGGCCGCGTCACAAAAACAGGCTATGAGAATTTTATGAGGGTGGAGAAATAA
- the ruvA gene encoding Holliday junction branch migration protein RuvA: MIRLLKGIVIDRSEKALTLLVNGVGYDVSIPARLNLQNGQETMLHIHTHVREDTLALFGFENKQELAFFELLITVNGIGPKMAMGILDQPIEIIQNAIFTGNISKLTQSPGVGKKLAERLILELKGKVNPDTFNSSGKMSASSPDFDEDAVAALESLGYKRHHIQKVLSNYEGAPFSSEEAIRFFLQKA; encoded by the coding sequence ATGATTCGTCTCCTTAAAGGAATTGTCATCGATCGTAGCGAAAAAGCCCTCACCCTCTTGGTAAACGGTGTGGGTTATGACGTGAGCATCCCCGCACGCTTGAACCTGCAAAATGGCCAAGAAACGATGCTGCACATCCACACTCATGTGCGCGAAGACACCTTGGCCCTCTTCGGTTTTGAAAACAAACAAGAACTCGCTTTCTTTGAACTGCTCATCACCGTGAACGGTATTGGACCCAAAATGGCCATGGGCATTTTAGATCAACCCATCGAAATCATTCAAAATGCCATCTTCACCGGCAACATTTCCAAGCTCACGCAAAGCCCCGGTGTGGGCAAAAAACTCGCCGAACGCCTTATCTTGGAACTCAAAGGCAAAGTGAATCCGGACACCTTCAACTCCTCTGGAAAAATGTCGGCCTCAAGCCCCGACTTCGACGAAGATGCCGTTGCCGCCCTGGAAAGCTTGGGCTACAAGCGCCACCACATTCAAAAAGTGCTGAGCAACTACGAAGGCGCCCCCTTCAGCAGCGAAGAAGCGATTCGTTTTTTCTTGCAAAAAGCCTAG
- the glmS gene encoding glutamine--fructose-6-phosphate transaminase (isomerizing): MCGIFAYLGPNEKAAEIVLKGLKKLEYRGYDSWGIAAQVAGGDIKIEKHVGKISEVINLSEKLTQPSHLAMGHSRWATHGGVTQYNAHPHTTENQDIVVVHNGIFENYLELKEALIEKGHQFRSETDSEIFAHLIEEEIASGFETAFKKACAKVTGRFAILALHKGEDKLIAARRGSPLIVGKADNGALFVASDVPAFLEYTKKIQYLDDNQMVVLDAEGTHFYDLDSDRLIQKRLISIDWKEEEAEKGDYPHFMIKEIMEQKETLTRAINSEPALIQKAVEMIKNAYGTTLVGCGTAGKVAMIGEYLFANIAKRHVNVKFGSEFKSARHFLTERSLVIAISQSGETADTLEALEIAKSKGAKIISIVNVETSTMARLSDLVIPLKAGPEKAVASTKATTSQIAILTLLAYAVAGRADEGKQLLIEAEAKLNDLLNPRYECHIESVADQIKDAKDIMIIGRDMNFPIALESAIKLQEVSYIHAEGFAGGELKHGPIALISEGTPCIVIAPNDEYKSEILSNAMELKARGALLIGISPDNAEIFDIWIKVPSVGNASPILDLIPIQILAYKLAVARQTDPDMPRNLAKSVTVK, from the coding sequence ATGTGCGGCATCTTCGCCTATCTCGGACCCAATGAAAAAGCAGCAGAAATTGTGCTCAAAGGATTAAAAAAACTGGAATACCGCGGTTACGACTCCTGGGGTATCGCTGCCCAAGTTGCAGGGGGTGACATTAAAATTGAAAAACATGTGGGGAAAATCTCTGAAGTCATCAATCTCAGCGAAAAACTGACTCAGCCCTCACACCTCGCCATGGGGCACTCCCGCTGGGCCACTCACGGAGGCGTCACGCAATACAACGCCCACCCCCACACCACCGAAAACCAAGACATCGTGGTGGTGCACAACGGTATTTTTGAAAACTATTTGGAACTCAAAGAGGCGCTCATCGAAAAAGGTCATCAATTCCGCTCAGAAACCGACAGTGAAATTTTTGCCCATCTCATTGAAGAAGAAATCGCTTCTGGCTTCGAAACCGCCTTCAAAAAAGCCTGCGCCAAAGTCACCGGACGTTTCGCCATTTTGGCTCTCCACAAAGGAGAGGATAAGCTCATCGCCGCCCGCCGTGGCTCCCCACTCATCGTGGGCAAAGCCGATAATGGAGCGCTTTTCGTAGCCTCCGACGTGCCCGCCTTCTTGGAATACACCAAAAAAATCCAATACCTCGACGACAATCAAATGGTTGTGCTCGACGCCGAAGGCACCCATTTTTATGATCTGGACAGCGACCGACTCATCCAAAAACGCCTCATTTCCATCGACTGGAAAGAAGAAGAAGCCGAAAAGGGAGACTACCCCCACTTCATGATCAAAGAAATCATGGAGCAAAAAGAAACCTTAACCAGAGCCATCAATTCGGAACCCGCCTTGATCCAAAAAGCCGTAGAAATGATCAAAAACGCTTACGGCACCACCCTCGTGGGCTGCGGCACCGCCGGAAAAGTAGCCATGATTGGCGAATATTTATTTGCCAACATTGCCAAACGCCATGTGAATGTGAAGTTCGGCTCCGAATTCAAAAGCGCCCGCCACTTCCTCACAGAACGTTCCCTGGTCATCGCCATTTCTCAATCGGGGGAAACCGCCGACACCCTCGAAGCGCTGGAAATCGCCAAAAGCAAAGGAGCCAAAATCATCTCGATTGTGAACGTAGAAACCTCCACCATGGCCCGCCTGTCGGACCTTGTGATCCCCTTAAAAGCAGGACCCGAAAAAGCCGTGGCTTCCACCAAAGCCACCACCTCTCAAATCGCCATTTTAACCTTATTGGCTTACGCCGTGGCCGGACGAGCGGACGAAGGCAAGCAACTGCTCATTGAAGCAGAAGCCAAACTCAATGATCTGCTCAACCCTCGTTATGAATGCCACATTGAATCGGTAGCCGATCAAATCAAGGATGCCAAAGACATCATGATCATTGGGCGCGACATGAATTTTCCCATCGCCCTTGAATCCGCCATCAAATTGCAGGAGGTGTCTTACATCCATGCCGAAGGTTTTGCCGGTGGCGAATTGAAACACGGCCCCATCGCCCTGATTTCAGAGGGCACACCCTGCATTGTGATCGCCCCCAACGACGAATATAAAAGTGAAATCTTATCCAACGCCATGGAGTTGAAAGCGCGCGGCGCACTGCTCATTGGCATTTCGCCCGACAACGCCGAAATTTTCGACATCTGGATCAAAGTGCCTAGCGTCGGCAACGCCTCCCCCATTCTGGACTTGATTCCCATTCAAATTTTGGCGTATAAACTAGCCGTCGCGCGTCAAACCGACCCCGACATGCCTCGCAACCTCGCGAAATCTGTTACTGTTAAATAA
- the tgt gene encoding tRNA guanosine(34) transglycosylase Tgt, whose protein sequence is MFEFKLETASKECNARLGRFLTPHGEIKTPVFMPVGTKATVKSLDPKDLEGLGAQIILANTYHLAMRPGSELVAKMGGLHKWMNWPHPLLTDSGGFQVFSLGADEAGTFKPKISDDGVEFRSHLDGSTHFFSPEEAIRIQENLGADIIMAFDECAPANVDEIYARKAMERTHDWAKRCLAAKTREDQALFPIVQGSRFKTLREESAKFMASLDTPGIAIGGVSVGEDFEQKFYAIDCAIPFLPKDKPRYLMGVGTPDDILEAVERGIDMFDCVLATRLARHKAFWDFDGRHDISNEIYKLDETPLCPELPCYASRDFSKSYLRHLMIENELLGIRLLTLHNIALLLYLMEQIGVHIAVRDFLNFKKAFLKRFKSIK, encoded by the coding sequence ATGTTTGAATTCAAACTAGAAACGGCCTCCAAAGAGTGCAATGCTCGCTTGGGCCGTTTTTTGACTCCACACGGGGAAATCAAAACACCCGTCTTCATGCCGGTTGGCACCAAAGCCACGGTCAAATCCCTCGACCCCAAAGACCTAGAAGGATTAGGCGCTCAAATCATCTTGGCCAACACTTATCATTTGGCCATGCGTCCCGGCTCTGAATTGGTGGCTAAAATGGGCGGCCTCCACAAGTGGATGAACTGGCCTCATCCTCTTTTGACCGATTCCGGTGGCTTTCAAGTCTTCTCGCTGGGCGCAGACGAAGCGGGCACTTTCAAACCCAAAATCAGCGACGACGGCGTGGAATTTCGCTCGCACCTCGATGGCAGCACTCACTTTTTTAGCCCAGAAGAAGCCATTCGCATTCAAGAAAATTTAGGAGCAGACATCATCATGGCTTTTGACGAATGTGCCCCCGCAAACGTGGACGAAATTTATGCTCGCAAGGCGATGGAACGCACACACGACTGGGCCAAACGCTGCCTCGCCGCCAAAACCCGCGAAGATCAAGCGCTCTTCCCTATTGTACAAGGAAGCCGCTTCAAAACATTGCGCGAAGAATCTGCCAAGTTCATGGCGAGCCTCGATACACCGGGTATTGCCATCGGCGGCGTTTCCGTGGGAGAAGATTTTGAACAAAAATTTTATGCAATCGATTGTGCCATCCCTTTTTTGCCCAAAGACAAGCCTCGTTACCTGATGGGCGTCGGCACTCCCGACGACATTTTGGAAGCCGTGGAACGCGGCATCGACATGTTCGACTGCGTACTGGCCACCCGCCTTGCCCGCCACAAAGCCTTTTGGGATTTCGATGGGCGCCACGACATCAGCAATGAAATCTACAAGTTGGACGAAACGCCGCTCTGCCCCGAACTGCCCTGCTACGCCTCTCGCGATTTTTCAAAAAGCTACCTGCGCCACCTCATGATTGAAAACGAGCTCTTGGGCATCCGTCTACTGACTTTGCACAACATCGCCTTGCTCTTATATTTAATGGAACAAATTGGCGTTCACATCGCCGTAAGAGACTTTCTAAACTTTAAAAAGGCTTTCTTGAAAAGATTTAAAAGCATAAAGTAG
- a CDS encoding PKD domain-containing protein yields MQPPILPSMRRALLALLSLVLFSSTAFAAGDLSLNASSLQLSADSCLEGHSIRIWVSVSNNSTEDLLGSVRFTANGVQVGSDQGVSALAGKSDEVFLNWTPPSYGTFTLTANLSPWENAGDDPSNNSVSKQVTVGQDTDRDGVANSSDSDDDNDGTPDSDDVFPTNRNENKDSDGDGQGNSADTDDDNDGTSDTEDHLPEDSRYTKDQDGDSIPNELDEDIDGDQVSNEEETAQGTITTEADSDKDLVLDGIDLFPLDETEWADLDADGIGDNSDPDIDNDGILNETDPDPSNPAPEAAVNDSVILTSLDEEVTFDASASMDNNEIVKYTWTFGEEVVEGKTVTHRFEQKGAQVATLTVYDAEGQSDTLEVKVHVFGQNFLVKAIAFSLVLLLLAFYLIYRYNRRASGEKPKKNAKK; encoded by the coding sequence ATGCAGCCACCTATTCTGCCCTCCATGCGCCGCGCCCTTCTCGCTCTTTTGAGCCTGGTCTTATTTTCTTCCACTGCTTTTGCAGCCGGAGACCTTTCCTTGAACGCTTCCAGTTTGCAACTCAGTGCCGATTCTTGCCTGGAAGGGCACAGCATTCGCATTTGGGTGTCAGTGAGCAACAACAGCACAGAAGACCTGCTGGGTTCCGTGCGCTTCACCGCAAACGGGGTACAAGTGGGCTCGGATCAAGGAGTTTCCGCCCTTGCAGGGAAAAGTGATGAAGTTTTTTTGAACTGGACCCCTCCAAGCTATGGTACCTTCACCCTCACAGCCAATCTCAGCCCCTGGGAAAATGCAGGTGACGATCCTTCCAACAACAGCGTTTCCAAACAAGTGACCGTAGGCCAAGACACCGACCGCGATGGAGTCGCCAACAGCAGCGACAGCGATGACGATAACGATGGCACCCCCGACAGCGACGATGTTTTCCCAACCAATCGAAACGAAAACAAAGACAGTGACGGAGACGGCCAAGGCAACAGCGCCGACACAGACGATGACAACGACGGCACCTCCGACACAGAGGATCACTTGCCGGAAGATTCCCGCTACACCAAAGACCAAGATGGAGACAGCATTCCCAATGAATTGGATGAAGACATCGATGGAGACCAAGTTTCAAACGAAGAAGAAACCGCCCAAGGCACCATCACAACAGAAGCCGACAGCGACAAAGATCTGGTACTGGATGGCATAGACCTCTTCCCTCTTGATGAAACCGAATGGGCAGACCTCGATGCAGACGGCATCGGCGACAACAGCGATCCCGACATCGACAACGATGGAATTTTAAACGAAACCGATCCCGATCCCAGCAATCCCGCACCTGAAGCAGCAGTGAACGATTCAGTCATCCTCACAAGTTTAGATGAAGAAGTGACCTTCGACGCCAGCGCCTCCATGGACAACAATGAAATTGTAAAATACACCTGGACCTTTGGAGAGGAGGTGGTGGAAGGCAAAACGGTGACCCATCGCTTTGAACAAAAAGGCGCTCAAGTGGCCACTCTCACCGTGTACGATGCCGAAGGACAATCGGACACTCTGGAAGTTAAAGTGCATGTTTTTGGACAAAATTTCCTCGTCAAAGCCATTGCCTTCAGCCTCGTCTTACTTTTACTTGCGTTCTACCTTATCTATCGCTATAATCGGCGGGCTTCTGGGGAAAAACCCAAGAAAAACGCTAAAAAATAG
- a CDS encoding M15 family metallopeptidase — MHLKDLFFRQNIKHFILRMGITFFSSWIFHTYILAFKLDGFHYQVDNSWSQYVTTDQSSFLIYLVWFLFGFLFWSTMDSISYYGLKKYCHLLLTTPFEIIREIFRLDQKKLFLLFGFIGASLLIGKFLGQAFSFTLGLTIIFVIGNFFGDFLLRFLFWNLHKMLKYFHKSTLLTKSFTKILIFIFGITLIVSAFVPLKWLLGFALVGAASMFFFKKNNSRVAHLFFWAINGVVFISLLDAHYVSADDGGWSEAGGSFGKWLMSDGFLDLLETGLNPSLFCTFGAFGAGVAAKAKSIGNDPWGPSSTWDPRNVDRLKDCHPDVIQNGIDFINHVEKDMGIRLRVNSDGHFRTMNQQDEIRKTNSKATNAKGGKSWHNYGRAIDVSAFDNKGQVITFDDAGKRLPNGTWRKISEIAKQHGFDDWGGAWSNKYDPGHFGNTGGKTLKGLENAYKEQKKLHPNKSDNEIILGF; from the coding sequence ATGCATTTGAAGGATTTGTTTTTCAGACAAAACATAAAACATTTCATTTTACGAATGGGGATCACTTTTTTCAGTAGCTGGATATTCCATACTTACATATTAGCATTCAAGTTAGACGGATTCCATTACCAGGTTGATAATTCTTGGAGTCAATATGTTACCACTGATCAATCCTCTTTTTTGATCTATTTAGTATGGTTTTTATTTGGATTTTTGTTTTGGTCTACAATGGACAGTATCTCTTACTATGGTTTGAAGAAATATTGTCATCTACTCCTAACTACTCCATTTGAGATCATTCGAGAGATTTTTCGACTTGATCAAAAAAAACTTTTCTTACTCTTTGGGTTCATTGGTGCTTCATTACTAATCGGCAAATTTTTAGGACAAGCTTTTAGTTTTACTTTGGGTCTAACAATCATCTTTGTTATTGGGAATTTTTTCGGGGACTTTCTATTAAGGTTTTTGTTTTGGAATCTTCATAAGATGTTAAAGTATTTTCATAAGAGTACACTTCTCACAAAGTCGTTCACAAAAATTTTGATTTTCATATTTGGTATCACTTTAATAGTGAGTGCTTTCGTCCCATTGAAATGGCTCTTGGGCTTCGCTTTAGTAGGTGCTGCCAGCATGTTCTTTTTTAAGAAAAATAACTCTCGTGTAGCTCATCTATTTTTTTGGGCTATAAATGGAGTGGTGTTTATTTCCCTTTTAGATGCGCATTATGTTTCTGCTGATGATGGTGGTTGGAGTGAGGCGGGTGGTTCTTTTGGAAAATGGTTAATGAGTGATGGATTTTTAGATTTATTGGAAACCGGCTTAAACCCTAGTCTCTTTTGTACCTTTGGAGCTTTTGGGGCTGGTGTAGCAGCAAAAGCTAAAAGCATTGGAAATGATCCTTGGGGACCTTCTTCTACTTGGGATCCTCGTAATGTTGACCGCTTAAAAGACTGTCATCCAGACGTCATACAAAATGGCATTGATTTTATTAATCATGTAGAAAAAGATATGGGAATTAGACTGCGTGTTAATTCTGATGGACATTTTCGTACTATGAATCAGCAAGATGAAATTCGGAAGACTAACTCAAAAGCAACGAACGCTAAAGGTGGAAAAAGTTGGCATAACTATGGACGTGCTATAGATGTTTCTGCTTTTGATAATAAGGGGCAAGTGATCACGTTTGATGATGCGGGCAAAAGACTGCCCAATGGAACGTGGCGTAAAATCAGTGAAATCGCCAAACAACATGGTTTTGATGACTGGGGTGGAGCTTGGAGTAATAAATATGATCCAGGTCATTTCGGGAACACCGGTGGAAAAACTCTAAAAGGATTAGAAAATGCATATAAGGAACAAAAAAAATTACATCCTAACAAATCTGACAATGAAATCATTCTTGGTTTCTAA